A genomic stretch from Astatotilapia calliptera chromosome 4, fAstCal1.2, whole genome shotgun sequence includes:
- the vasnb gene encoding vasorin b yields the protein MGLSMERVSTMKIFHIPVIPFVFLLILPDGIFSSECPVDCSCSSGSIFCFQRRSSTMPKGVDPVTKSLYLFSNGIEGLTAEDFNGLQNLDMLDLSQNKLTHLPNRVFEPLISLRNLDLSSNQITHISEECFHGMKLLERLYLYSNHIKTIHPAAFNGLEHLIELKLQGNQLTSLPTLSMSHLLLLDLRFNTLPTLGPSDLQTPNLESLKLGGVGLTSLNEELITGLKNLHELDISENEIESFPSVLKETPGLIHLSLAGNPMGPVKVQDLQNLGELQELDISSLSLQGLPEEFSQLFPHLRKLTLAQNPFNCLCNLAWFPRWLRTQSITLEKTEETRCHFPPINAGKVLERLDHRDFGCPTTTTVTTSTVKTTTTQPALVTTFPTTTKVIPAPRASDNPTEKEGDSPDPPVPASPSSSINPDEDNFCPSHNCLNGGTCHLDQRGQVMCTCPPGTSGMYCEIQNHHPPSPPDAEPHIPTVTADTLDISLREITGTSVLLDFHRYTEKQPNIHGIRLTYRNLSGPDRRQIQFNLPPTLLEYTLNGLNPNSTYMVCASPLRSPNGIDSVCTEVHTAPRILRGTIPLVEDPKLTKMLAPAIVILLLLILIAVAVGVVCYLRRKRTKGNLDLDCDPSQLELDGVKAGLDNGPLPQKQLQLMIPEPAVQSGNQEYEVLLLQDHCMSNNNISLHKPSCF from the coding sequence GCTGAGCATGGAGAGAGTCAGCACCATGAAGATCTTTCACATTCCTGTGATCCcctttgtgtttctcctcatcCTTCCTGATGGCATCTTTTCTAGCGAATGCCCAGTAGATTGCAGCTGTTCTTCAGGATCCATTTTTTGTTTCCAAAGACGTTCCTCTACCATGCCAAAGGGAGTGGACCCAGTCACAAAAAGCCTCTACCTGTTTTCCAATGGGATTGAAGGCTTGACAGCTGAGGACTTTAATGGACTACAGAACCTGGACATGCTGGATCTCagtcaaaataaactaaccCATCTTCCCAATCGGGTGTTTGAACCTCTGATTTCTTTGCGAAACCTGGACTTGTCATCCAACCAGATCACTCACATTTCAGAGGAATGCTTCCACGGTATGAAACTGCTTGAgcgtctttatttatatagtaatCACATCAAGACTATCCACCCTGCAGCCTTTAATGGCTTGGAGCACCTAATTGAACTCAAACTGCAGGGGAACCAGTTGACATCCCTTCCAACCCTATCAATGTCTCATCTGCTGTTGCTGGACCTTCGCTTTAATACTTTACCCACTTTGGGTCCTTCAGACCTTCAGACCCCAAACCTCGAGTCACTCAAATTGGGAGGTGTGGGGCTTACCAGTCTGAATGAGGAGCTCATAACTGGTCTGAAGAATCTCCATGAATTGGACATCTCAGAAAACGAAATCGAGTCTTTTCCCTCAGTGCTTAAAGAGACCCCAGGGCTGATTCACCTTAGCCTGGCTGGAAACCCAATGGGTCCTGTTAAGGTTCAGGACCTGCAGAACCTTGGGGAGCTGCAGGAGTTGGACATAAGCAGCCTCAGTCTGCAGGGCCTCCCTGAAGAGTTCTCCCAGCTATTCCCCCACCTCAGAAAGCTCACACTTGCACAAAATCCCTTCAACTGCCTCTGCAACTTAGCATGGTTCCCGAGATGGCTCAGAACCCAGAGCATCACCCTTGAGAAAACAGAGGAGACCCGCTGCCATTTCCCACCTATCAATGCTGGAAAGGTATTAGAAAGACTGGATCATAGAGATTTTGGCTGTCCTACCACAACCACTGTCACCACTAGTACTGTAAAAACAACTACCACCCAGCCTGCTCTAGTCACTACCTTCCCAACAACTACTAAGGTAATTCCCGCTCCTCGGGCCAGTGACAACCCCACTGAAAAAGAAGGTGATTCTCCGGACCCCCCTGTTCCTGCGTCCCCCAGTAGCAGCATAAACCCAGACGAGGATAATTTCTGTCCCTCTCACAACTGTCTGAATGGGGGTACTTGTCATTTGGACCAACGCGGTCAGGTAATGTGCACCTGTCCACCTGGTACCTCTGGCATGTACTGTGAAATCCAAAACCATCACCCACCTTCACCACCTGATGCAGAACCCCACATACCAACTGTCACTGCAGACACACTCGACATCAGCTTGCGTGAGATAACCGGAACTTCTGTCCTCCTGGACTTTCATCGCTACACTGAAAAGCAGCCTAACATCCATGGAATCCGTTTAACCTACCGCAATCTCTCTGGACCAGATCGCagacaaattcaattcaatctccCTCCAACCTTGCTGGAGTACACACTTAACGGCCTGAATCCTAACTCCACCTACATGGTGTGTGCCAGTCCATTAAGGTCCCCCAATGGCATAGACAGCGTCTGCACCGAGGTCCATACAGCCCCTCGAATCCTTAGAGGCACTATTCCACTGGTTGAGGATCCAAAGCTAACCAAAATGCTGGCCCCTGCAATTGTGATCTTGCTACTTCTTATACTGATAGCAGTAGCAGTGGGAGTGGTATGCTATCTTCGCAGGAAGAGGACCAAGGGCAACCTAGACCTTGACTGTGATCCCTCCCAGCTAGAGTTGGATGGAGTTAAAGCTGGCTTAGACAATGGGCCCCTGCCTCAAAAGCAGTTGCAACTTATGATCCCAGAACCTGCTGTTCAGAGTGGAAATCAGGAATATGAGGTTTTACTACTACAGGATCACTGTATGTCAAATAACAACATATCTTTACATAAGCCTTCCTGCTTTTGA